Within the Pseudarthrobacter sp. W1I19 genome, the region TTCGGCGTGCTGGCTGAGCACACCCTCGAGGCCCTGCAGGGGGTGGTCCGAGACGTAGAGGCCCAGCATGTCCCGTTCAAAGGAGAGTTTGTCCTTTTTCTCCCATTCAGGCAGGTCCGGGATTTCGATGCTCAGCGACGATTCCGACTCGGCTTCCTCGAAGCCGGCGAAGAGGTCGAACTGGCCGATCGCTTCGTTCCGCTTGAGCGTGATGACTGAGTCAATGGCTTCTTCGTGGATCATGGCCAGGGCGCGGCGGTGGTGGCCCAGGGAGTCGAAGGCGCCGGACTTGATCAGCGACTCGATGGTGCGCTTGTTGCACACCACGGCCGGAACCTTCATCAGGTAGTCCTTGAAGGAGGTAAAGGCGCCCTCACTCTCCCGGGCCGCCACCATGGCTTCCACCGCGTTGACGCCGACGTTGCGGATGGCACCCATGCCGAAGCGGATGTCGTTGCCCACCGGGGTGAAGTTCAGGGCGGACTCATTGACGTCCGGCGGGAGCACGGTGATGCCCATGCGCCGGCATTCGTTGAGGTAGATCGCGGACTTGTCCTTGTCGTCGCCCACGGACGTGAGCAGCGCGGCCATGTATTCGGGGGCGTAGTGGGCCTTGAGGTACGCGGTCCAGTAGGAGATCACGCCGTAGGCGGCCGAGTGGGCCTTGTTAAAGGCGTAGTCGGAGAAGGGCAGCAGAATATCCCACAGGGTCTTCACGGCCTCCATGGAGTAGCCGTTGTCCTGCATGCCCTGGGAGAAGCCCGCGAACTGCTTGTCCAGCTCGGATTTCTTCTTTTTGCCCATGGCGCGGCGGAGGATGTCTGCCTGGCCCAGCGAGTACCCGGCCAGCTTCTGAGCCACGGCCATCACCTGTTCCTGGTACACGATCAGGCCATAGGTTCCGCCGAGGATCTCCTTGAGGGGTTCCTCCAGTTCCGGGTGGATGGGGATGACTTCCTGGATCCCGTTCTTGCGCAGCGCGTAGTCCGTGTGGGCGTTGGCGCCCATGGGGCCCGGCCGGTAGAGCGCCAGGACAGCGGAGATGTCCTCGAAGTTGTCAGGCTTCATGAGCTTGAGCAGGGACCGCATGGGACCGCCGTCGAGCTGGAAGACACCCAGGGTGTCGCCGCGGGCCAGGAGTTCGTAGGACGGTGCATCGTCCAGCTCAAGGTTTTCCAGGTCCAGGTCGATGCCCCGGTTCATCTTGATGTTCTCGAGGGCGTCGGAAATGATCGTCAGGTTCCGCAGGCCCAGGAAGTCCATCTTGATCAGGCCCAGGCCCTCGGAAGTCGGGTAGTCGAACTGAGTGATCACCTGGCCGTCCTGGAAACGGCGCATGATCGGGATGACGTCGATAATCGGATCCGAGGACATGATCACACCGGCGGCGTGGACGCCCCACTGGCGTTTCAGCCCCTCGATGCCCAGTGCTGTCTCGAACACCTTGGCCGCTTCCGGATCGGTGCTGATCAGCTGCCGGAAGTCCCCGGCCTCGCCGTAGCGCTTCGCCTCCGGGTTCTGGATGTCCGCGAGCGGGATGTCCTTGGCCATCACGGCCGGCGGCAGCGCCTTGGTCAGCTGTTCGCCCATGCTGAAGGGGTAGCCCAGCACCCGGGAGGAGTCCTTGAGCGCCTGTTTGGTCTTGATGGTGCCGTACGTGACGATCATCGCAACACGCTCGTCGCCGTACTTCCGAGTGACGTAGTCGATAACCTCGGAGCGGCGGCGGTCATCGAAGTCGACGTCGAAGTCGGGCATCGAGACGCGGTCGGGGTTGAGGAAGCGTTCGAAGATCAGGCCGTGCCGCAGGGGATCCAAGTCAGTGATGCGCATGGCGTACGCCACCATGGAGCCGGCACCGGAACCACGGCCGGGACCCACGCGGATGCCGTTGTTCTTGGCCCAGTTGATGAAGTCGGCCACCACCAGGAAGTAGCCCGGGAAGCCCATCGAGGTGATGACGCCCAGTTCATAGTCCGCCTGCTTGCGGACCTCGTCCGGGATTCCGGCTGGATACCGGTACTGCAGCCCCTTGTCCACTTCCTTGACCAGCCAGGAGGTCTCGTCCTCCCCCGGCGGGCAGGGAAAGCGTGGCATGTAGTTGGCATCCGTATTAAAGGACACTTCACAGCGTTCAGCGATGAGAAGGGTGTTGTCGCAGGCTTCCGGGTGGTCGCGGAAAAGCTCGCGCATCTCCTGCGGCGACTTCAGGTAGTAGCCGCTGCCGGAGAACGCAAACCTGGAGCCGCCGTTGTCGTAGGTGGGCTCGAGGAGGGTTGAGCCGGACTGGATGGCCAGGAGGGCCTCGTGGGCTTTGGCATCGTGCTCATGCGTGTAGTGGAGGTCGTTGGTGGCCACGAGGGGAAGGTTCAGTTCCTTCGCCAGCCGCAGCAGGTCACCGGTGACGCGCCGCTCGATGTCCAGGCCGTGGTCCATCAGCTCGCAGAAGTAGTTGTCGGCACCGAAGATGTCGCGGAACTCCGCGGCGGCTTCCAGCGCTTCGCGGTACTGGCCCAGGCGGAGGCGCGTCTGTACTTCCCCTGACGGGCAGCCCGTGGTGGCTATCAATCCCTCGGAATACGTGTTGAGCAGTTCCCGGTCCAAGCGGGGCCACTTGCCGAAGACGGAGTCCAGCGATGCGATCGATGAGGCGCGGAAGAGGTTCCGCATCCCCACGTTGTTGTAGCTGAGCAGGGTCATGTGGGTATACGAACCGCCGCCGGAAACGTCGTCCTTGCGCTGGGACTCCTCGCCCCAGCGCACGCGTCCCTTGTCTGTGCGGGCGGTACCCGGTGTTACATACGCTTCGACGCCGATGATGGGCTTGATGCCCTTGTCCGTGGCCTTCCGCCAGAAATCGAAGGCGCCGAAAAGGTATCCGTGGTCAGTAGTGGCAAGTGCCGGCATGCCCAGGCGTTCGGTTTCATCGAACAGCTCACCCAGGCGGGCCGCTCCATCCAGCATGGAGTACTCGGTGTGGGTGTGCAGGTGGACGAACGAATCATTGCTGGAAGTCACCGCACTATTCTAAGCGCCGGCCGGGCAGGGGTCCGTCAGGCCCGCCCGGACTCCAGCACTTCCAGGGCAAACGCCAGGTCCTGCGGGTAGTCGCTGACAACCCGCACGGACTCCCCCGTGACGGGGTGCTCAAAGCCGAGTTCCCGGGCGTGCAGCCACTGGCGGGTCAGCCCCAATGTGGCCGCGAGCCGGGGATCGGCACCGTACGTGAGGTCACCGGCGCAGGGGTGGCGCAGTGCGGAGAAGTGCACCCGGATCTGGTGGGTGCGGCCGGTCTCCAGATGCACTTCCACCAGGCTTGCCTTGCCGAAGGCTTCCACCACCTCGTAGTGCGTGACGGACGGCCGGCCGTCCTCAATGACGGCGAACCGCCAGTCATGGCCGGGGTGCCTGCCGATGGGAGCGTCGATGGTGCCCACCAGCGGATCGGGCAGGCCCTGCACCACGGCGTGGTAGACCTTGTCCACGGTGCGCTCCTTGAACGCCCGCTTCAGGGCTGTGTAGGCGCGTTCGGACTTGGCCACCACCATCGCCCCTGACGTGCCGACGTCCAGCCGGTGCACAATGCCGGCCCGCTCGGGTGAGCCTGAGGTGGAGATGCGGTAGCCTGCGCCGGCGAGGCCTCCCACAACAGTGGGCCCCACCCAGCCCGGGGAGGGATGGGCGGCGACGCCCACTGGTTTATCGACGACGACGAAATCATCGTCGTCCAGCAGGATCTTCAGGCCTTCCACAACTTCCTCCACGACTTCCAGGGGGTCACGCCGTTCCGGCAGGCTCACCTGGAGGACGTCTCCGGCCACCAGTTTGGCCGACTTGCCCAGTGCTTTGCCTTTGCTGAGGATATGGCCCTCAGCGATCAGGGTTGCCGCCAGGGAGCGCGAAATCCCCAGGAGCGCGGCGACGCCCGCATCAGCGCGGGAACCGCCGAACTGTTCGGCGACGACAACGCGCTCAAGCATCGGCGGACTTTTCCCTGCCGGCCGTCAGCCGGGTTCCATCAATGGAAATGCCGCGCAACGTCAGGATACAGATGACCGCGACGGCGGACACCACCGCTGAGTCGGCGATATTGAAGATCGCGAAGTTCGGCAGTTGGATGAAGTCGACCACGTGGCCCATGCCGAAGGACGGCTGCCGGAAGAGCCGGTCCGTCAGGTTGCCCAGCGCGCCGCCCAGCAGCAGGCCCAGCGCGAGGGACCACCAGATGGAGCCGAGCTTGCGGACCTGGAACAGTATGGCGATAGCCACCGCGGCCATGATGATGGAGAACACCCAGGTGACGTTTTCCCCGATGGAAAACGCCGCCCCCGAGTTCCGGATGAAGTACCAGTGCAGCAAGGGCGGCAGTACCGGGATCCGCTCCCCTTCCACCATGGAGGAGGTGACCCAGAGCTTGGTCAGCTGGTCCAGCACATAGGCAAAAACTGCGAACCCCGCAAAGAGGGACAGCAGCACGGCGCGGCGGGGCCGTGGCGAGGGCGGTACAGGGCGTGCGGCGTCGGCGGCAAGTTCGTCAGTCATGGTGCTTTCATTCGTAAAACCGGTGTCAATGCCAAAAGCCGGTGGCCGAGGAATCCTCAGCCACCGGCTTTCAGAATACGTGCTTGACAGACTAGTTGGCTTCGCTGACTTCCGGCGTAGCCACTGAACCGCGGGCATCGAGGTCGCGCAGCTGGCCTTCAATGTAGGCCTTCAGGCGTGAACGGTAGTCGCGCTCGAAGCCGCGCAGCTGCTCCACCTTGCGCTCGAGCACCGAACGCTGCTGCTCCAGGGCGCCGAGGATCTTGCGGGACTTCTCCTGTGCGTCGTTGACCAGGCTGCTGGCTTCGATCTGCGCCTCGGCGATGATCTTGTCCTTCTGCGCCTGGCCGTCTGCGACGTGGCGGTCGTGCATCTGCTGTGCCATCGCGAGCAGCCCGGCAGCGGATTCGGCTGAAGCCGTGGCGGCGGCCGGTGCGGCGGCAACAGGAGCGGCAGCTGCCGGGGCGGCCTGCTGGACTTCCTTCTTCTTGCGCTCTTCGGCGGCCTTGGCTTCTGCTTCGGCCTTCTCGCGGGCTTCGTCCTTGTCGGACTTGACGGGCGCGGGAACCTTCTCCACCACGGGTGCGGCAACGGTGCTGGCAGGAACGCTGGAACCGGCTTCGGCGAGCTTCTTGCGAAGTTCGTCGTTTTCCTGGTTCAGGCGGCGGAGTTCGACGACGATTTCGTCCAGGAAGTCATCAACCTCGTCCTGGTCGTAGCCTTCGCGGAACTTGGTCGGCTGAAAGCGCTTGTTGACAACGTCTTCTGGCGTCAAAGCCATCTGGTCACCTCACTGGTCTAAGTAGTCAGTAGGCCTTCCGGCCGTCAAAACTACGGTACCTAAAGTTGGTCTTGTTCCTCTAATTCAACACTGCGGTGTCAAACACGAGTTTTTCTTACATGGCATTCGTGGTTCCCGGCGGGTTCCATCCCTGCCCTGCAGGTCTATCCGGTAAATCAAGCGAGGCTTCTGGTGATCCCCATGGCAATACTGACTCCAATGAACAGGACCAGGAAGCCCAGGTCCAGCGAGATGCCGCCCAGGCGCAGCGGCGGGATCAGCCGCCGCAGTCCGTTCAGCGGCGGATCGGTGATGGAGTACACGGCGTGCGCCGCCACCAGTGCGGCTCCCCGGGGTCGCCATTCCCGGGCAAACATCTGGACCCAGTCAAACACCAGGCGAATGATCAGGGCGACAAAGAACAGCAGGAGTGCGAGATAGACAAGCCCGAAAACAATTCCCATGACTTACTTCATATCTCCATGTCCCTTGTGGATACCGCGGTGCACTGCGGTAGTGTCTCGTCTATTTCAGCACAGATGCCAGGCAGGTGTGTCCCTGCCTGGCATCTGTGTCAGCCCGTTGCTCAGCTTTGGTTGAAGAAGCTGGCCGTAGTTTCACTGGCCTTTTTGTCGTCGCCGATGACCTCCACGTAGGACGGCGAGAGCAGGAAGACCTTATTGGTCACCCGCTCAATGCTTCCGCGGAGGCCAAAAACAAGGCCGGCAGAGAAGTCCACCAGGCGCTTGGCGTCAGCCTCACCCATGTCCGTAACGTTCATGATGACGGGGATGCCGTCACGGAAGCTTTCACCGATGAGTTTGGCATCGTTGTAGGAACGCGGGTGGATAGTGGTGATCTGGCGGAGACCGGTGGCCTCCTCGCGGCTCGAGGCCGCGCGCTTGATGGGGGTCACTGGGGCGCGGTATTCCTCTTCGGGGGTGTAGGACGATTCGCGGCTGACCTCGCGGACGGGTGCAGGGGCACGGCGCTCCTCACGGTCAACTTCCATCGTTTCGTCCTCATCCTTACGTGTGGTCTGTTGCTCGGACTCGTAGTGTTCATCGCCGTCGGCGAGCCCAAGATAGATCATTGTCTTGCGCAGAGCGCCGGCCATGGTCGACTCCTAATCGTGTCCGTAAGCGGGCCGCCCAATGGCTTGACAGCACTGGAGTCCCCCGCCCATCACTTCCAATAGCACCGACGCTACCCCACAGCGGGACGCGATCCGAGAATATCGGAGCCGATTCTCAGGTGTGTCGCTCCGAACGCGACGGCCGCTTCCAGGTCCTGGCTCATGCCGGCGGATATGGCTGTGGCGGCGGGATGCTCCGTGACCAGCCGGGCCGAGACCCGGGCGAGTTTTTCGAAGGCGGCTTCCGGCGGGGCACCCAGCGGGGCCACGGCCATGACCCCGGCCAATTCGAGGCCCGCGGAGATTGCTATCCGTTCAGCCAGCGGCAGCACTTCCTCGGGAGCGGCGCCGCCGCGGTGCGCTCCGGCGTCGTCCTCGAGGCTGACCTGGATAAAACAGTCCAGCGGCGCCCGCCCCGTGGCGTCCCGCTCGGCCTGCGCCGCCCTGGCGAGCGCGTCCACGAGCTGGGGCCGGTCCACAGAGTGTACGGCGGCGGCGTACCGAAGCACGGATTTGGCCTTCTTGCTTTGCAGCTGGCCAACGAAGTGCCAGGTAAGGCCACAGTCCGCCAGCTCAAGCGCCTTCGCCGACGCCTCCTGGTCGCGGTTCTCGCCGACGTCGGTCACACCCAGCGCCGCGAGCCGCCTGATGTCCCCGGCAGGGTGGAACTTCGTCACCACAATCAGGGTGGGAAGAATTCCTTCCCGGCCTGCGGCGGCCGCCGCCGTCCCGATGCGCTGCCGTACCGCGGCCAGCCGCGTTCCGAGTTCGCGGGAGCGCGCGTCACCGCCTGCCAAGGCCTCAGTCATGGCACCAGATCAGGCCCGCGAAGCGGCCCGTGTTGCTGTTCCGGCGGTAGGAGAACAGGGAGGGCGTCTCCAGGGTGCAGGGGCCGCTGTATTCAACACTGACGCCTGCCTGTTCCAGCTGGCTGCGGGCACCCGCCGGCAGGTCCAGGCCGGGGGTGCCCCAGGACGTGGTGGTACGTGCAGCGGGGACAACGGTGGAAACCTCGTCCTGCAGCCCGGCGGGCACCTCATAGCAGTTGCCGCAGATCGAAGGTCCCAGCCATGCGCGGATACCGCCGGCACCAAGGGACTTCATCCTGTCCAGGGCGGCCGGAATCACCCCGTTGGCGATGCCGGGACGGCCTGCATGGACCGCGGCGAGGACTGGTCCGTCCGGCGACTCCCCGGTGAGCAGGACAGGGATGCAGTCCGCAACCATCACCGCCAGCGGGACGCCGCGCGAAACCATGGCGTCAGCTTCCGGCGCAGGCGAATCCCCGCCCATAACCGCCACCGTATTGCCGTGCACCTGGTTCATGAACCGCAGCCCCTGGGGCGCTGCGCCGATAGCCCGTTCCAGGTCCCCGCGCCGCCGGCTTACCGCACCGGGATCGTCACCCACGTGCAGCGCCAGGTTTCCGGCTTCAGCATTGGTAAAGGCGATGGAGACACCGGGCCGGACTTGGGCACGCCACTGGAACAAGCCGGCCCCTACTTCAGGAAGTCGGGGACATCCAGGTCATCCGAGTGGCTGCCGGTGAGGTCCGGCTCCACTACGGAAGGGAGGTCGACGTCGAAGCCTGAGTCAGCCGGGACCGCTGACGGGCGCTGCTGGCCCCAGTTGCTGAGCCCAGCTGCACCCACTCCAGCGTGGATGGGCTGGACGCTGGCCTGGTGGCTGCCTGCGGAAGGCGCCTGGGCAGGCGCCGGGGCAGTTGCAGGAACGGCCGGCCGCTGGGGAGCGGTCTGGGGCTGGGACTGGTCCATCGAGGGCGAGGTGGCCTTGACGTCGTCGAACCCGGCGGCGATGACCGTCACGCGGGCTTCGTCGCCCAGGGCGTCGTCGATGACGGCGCCGAAGATGATGTTGGCCTCCGGGTGTGCCACCTCCTGGACCAGGCGCGCAGCTTCGTTGATCTCGAAGAGGCCAAGGTCCGAACCACCCTGGATGGACAGCAGCACGCCGTGCGCGCCGTCGATGGAGGCTTCCAGCAGCGGCGAGGCGATGGCGAGCTCGGCTGCTTTGACGGCCCGGTCTTCGCCACGGGCGGAGCCGATGCCCATCAGCGCCGAACCGGCGCCCTGCATGACGGACTTGACGTCGGCAAAGTCAAGGTTGATCAGGCCGGGGGTGGTGATGAGGTCGGTGATGCCCTGGACGCCGGAGAGCAGCACCTGGTCAGCGGAACGGAAGGCATCCAGGACGGAGACATTGCGGTCGCTGATGGAGAGGAGGCGGTCGTTGGGGATCACGATCAGGGTGTCCACTTCGTCGCGCAGGGCGTCGATGCCGGCTTCGGCGGAACCGGCGCGGCGGCGGCCTTCGAAGGTGAACGGACGCGTCACCACACCGATAGTCAGGGCGCCCAGGGAACGGGCGATGCGGGCGACGACCGGAGCGCCGCCGGTGCCGGTTCCGCCACCTTCGCCTGCGGTGACGAACACCATGTCGGCGCCACGCAGGACTTCCTCGATCTCGTCGGCGTGGTCCTCTGCAGCCTGCTTGCCCACCTCGGGGTTGGCACCCGCTCCAAGGCCGCGGGTCAGCTCGCGCCCCACGTCAAGCTTGACGTCGGCATCGCTCATCAGCAGGGCCTGGGCGTCGGTGTTGATGGCGATGAATTCAACACCTCGGAGGCCGACCTCGATCATGCGGTTGACTGCGTTCACGCCACCGCCGCCGATGCCGACGACTTTGATGACGGCCAAGTAATTCTGCGGAGCTGCCACGTTACGTGTCCCTTGTTCGTGTCTTATTGCTAAATCTGATGAAGAGCTTAATGCCTGCAACCTTAACCTTCGAGTTGAAGGTTATAGTTATGTCAAGTAACTCATGTCTGTGACGGTATTTCCTCTGGTTCACACATTCAATAACCGGCTCCGCGTGTCGGATTAATACCGGAAAGAAAGCGTGTCAGCGGGTCACCGGGTGCCGGGGCACACTGACGTCGTACACCTTGACCGGGTTCTTTGGATCCACCGGAGCCTTGAGCAGGGCGGCCAGGACCTTGGCTTTGAGTTCCTTCTCGCCGGCGTTGCCCCAGACGATGGTCTGGCCGTCTACCAGCTTGAGTTCCACCGCGTCCACGGACTGGGCCGAGGCGTTGGAGAGCTTGGCCAGCACATCCGGCGGCAAGGCGGCCAGCACCTCGGCGGTAGCCCGGAAAAGGTCCTTCCCGATGGTACCCGCACCGCCGTCAATGACGGGCAGCGATACCGACGCCGGGTCGTCCGTTGATGCCAGCTGCACGCCTTCCACGTCAACCAGCTGGTACTGCTCCCCCTGCTTGACCAGCGCCACCGGCACGCGTTCGCGGACGGCTACGGCAAGGCCCGACGGCGGACGCGCCTCTGCGGAGACGGACTTCACCTGAACCAGCGGCGCCAGGAGGCGCCCTACTTCCTCGTCGGTGACCTGCGGCAGCGGCTTGCCGTGCAGTGGTTCCAGCGCGGCTTCCACCTGG harbors:
- the dnaE gene encoding DNA polymerase III subunit alpha; translated protein: MTSSNDSFVHLHTHTEYSMLDGAARLGELFDETERLGMPALATTDHGYLFGAFDFWRKATDKGIKPIIGVEAYVTPGTARTDKGRVRWGEESQRKDDVSGGGSYTHMTLLSYNNVGMRNLFRASSIASLDSVFGKWPRLDRELLNTYSEGLIATTGCPSGEVQTRLRLGQYREALEAAAEFRDIFGADNYFCELMDHGLDIERRVTGDLLRLAKELNLPLVATNDLHYTHEHDAKAHEALLAIQSGSTLLEPTYDNGGSRFAFSGSGYYLKSPQEMRELFRDHPEACDNTLLIAERCEVSFNTDANYMPRFPCPPGEDETSWLVKEVDKGLQYRYPAGIPDEVRKQADYELGVITSMGFPGYFLVVADFINWAKNNGIRVGPGRGSGAGSMVAYAMRITDLDPLRHGLIFERFLNPDRVSMPDFDVDFDDRRRSEVIDYVTRKYGDERVAMIVTYGTIKTKQALKDSSRVLGYPFSMGEQLTKALPPAVMAKDIPLADIQNPEAKRYGEAGDFRQLISTDPEAAKVFETALGIEGLKRQWGVHAAGVIMSSDPIIDVIPIMRRFQDGQVITQFDYPTSEGLGLIKMDFLGLRNLTIISDALENIKMNRGIDLDLENLELDDAPSYELLARGDTLGVFQLDGGPMRSLLKLMKPDNFEDISAVLALYRPGPMGANAHTDYALRKNGIQEVIPIHPELEEPLKEILGGTYGLIVYQEQVMAVAQKLAGYSLGQADILRRAMGKKKKSELDKQFAGFSQGMQDNGYSMEAVKTLWDILLPFSDYAFNKAHSAAYGVISYWTAYLKAHYAPEYMAALLTSVGDDKDKSAIYLNECRRMGITVLPPDVNESALNFTPVGNDIRFGMGAIRNVGVNAVEAMVAARESEGAFTSFKDYLMKVPAVVCNKRTIESLIKSGAFDSLGHHRRALAMIHEEAIDSVITLKRNEAIGQFDLFAGFEEAESESSLSIEIPDLPEWEKKDKLSFERDMLGLYVSDHPLQGLEGVLSQHAEMSITSVLGEDGPQDGAIITIAGMITSLSRRIAKASGNAYARAEVEDLGGSMEVMFFGQVYGPIASVLAEDLIVVVKGRLQKRDDGAITLNCMELSVPDLSEGLGGPLVITMPTHKATEAVVTELGDVLRTHRGNSEVRLHLQGDTRTEIMGLPVHLRVNPSPSLFGDLKVLLGPACLDA
- a CDS encoding RluA family pseudouridine synthase is translated as MLERVVVAEQFGGSRADAGVAALLGISRSLAATLIAEGHILSKGKALGKSAKLVAGDVLQVSLPERRDPLEVVEEVVEGLKILLDDDDFVVVDKPVGVAAHPSPGWVGPTVVGGLAGAGYRISTSGSPERAGIVHRLDVGTSGAMVVAKSERAYTALKRAFKERTVDKVYHAVVQGLPDPLVGTIDAPIGRHPGHDWRFAVIEDGRPSVTHYEVVEAFGKASLVEVHLETGRTHQIRVHFSALRHPCAGDLTYGADPRLAATLGLTRQWLHARELGFEHPVTGESVRVVSDYPQDLAFALEVLESGRA
- the lspA gene encoding signal peptidase II, with protein sequence MTDELAADAARPVPPSPRPRRAVLLSLFAGFAVFAYVLDQLTKLWVTSSMVEGERIPVLPPLLHWYFIRNSGAAFSIGENVTWVFSIIMAAVAIAILFQVRKLGSIWWSLALGLLLGGALGNLTDRLFRQPSFGMGHVVDFIQLPNFAIFNIADSAVVSAVAVICILTLRGISIDGTRLTAGREKSADA
- a CDS encoding DivIVA domain-containing protein, which produces MALTPEDVVNKRFQPTKFREGYDQDEVDDFLDEIVVELRRLNQENDELRKKLAEAGSSVPASTVAAPVVEKVPAPVKSDKDEAREKAEAEAKAAEERKKKEVQQAAPAAAAPVAAAPAAATASAESAAGLLAMAQQMHDRHVADGQAQKDKIIAEAQIEASSLVNDAQEKSRKILGALEQQRSVLERKVEQLRGFERDYRSRLKAYIEGQLRDLDARGSVATPEVSEAN
- a CDS encoding YggT family protein, with the translated sequence MGIVFGLVYLALLLFFVALIIRLVFDWVQMFAREWRPRGAALVAAHAVYSITDPPLNGLRRLIPPLRLGGISLDLGFLVLFIGVSIAMGITRSLA
- a CDS encoding cell division protein SepF, with the protein product MAGALRKTMIYLGLADGDEHYESEQQTTRKDEDETMEVDREERRAPAPVREVSRESSYTPEEEYRAPVTPIKRAASSREEATGLRQITTIHPRSYNDAKLIGESFRDGIPVIMNVTDMGEADAKRLVDFSAGLVFGLRGSIERVTNKVFLLSPSYVEVIGDDKKASETTASFFNQS
- a CDS encoding YggS family pyridoxal phosphate-dependent enzyme, with protein sequence MTEALAGGDARSRELGTRLAAVRQRIGTAAAAAGREGILPTLIVVTKFHPAGDIRRLAALGVTDVGENRDQEASAKALELADCGLTWHFVGQLQSKKAKSVLRYAAAVHSVDRPQLVDALARAAQAERDATGRAPLDCFIQVSLEDDAGAHRGGAAPEEVLPLAERIAISAGLELAGVMAVAPLGAPPEAAFEKLARVSARLVTEHPAATAISAGMSQDLEAAVAFGATHLRIGSDILGSRPAVG
- a CDS encoding polyphenol oxidase family protein — its product is MFQWRAQVRPGVSIAFTNAEAGNLALHVGDDPGAVSRRRGDLERAIGAAPQGLRFMNQVHGNTVAVMGGDSPAPEADAMVSRGVPLAVMVADCIPVLLTGESPDGPVLAAVHAGRPGIANGVIPAALDRMKSLGAGGIRAWLGPSICGNCYEVPAGLQDEVSTVVPAARTTTSWGTPGLDLPAGARSQLEQAGVSVEYSGPCTLETPSLFSYRRNSNTGRFAGLIWCHD
- the ftsZ gene encoding cell division protein FtsZ, whose protein sequence is MAAPQNYLAVIKVVGIGGGGVNAVNRMIEVGLRGVEFIAINTDAQALLMSDADVKLDVGRELTRGLGAGANPEVGKQAAEDHADEIEEVLRGADMVFVTAGEGGGTGTGGAPVVARIARSLGALTIGVVTRPFTFEGRRRAGSAEAGIDALRDEVDTLIVIPNDRLLSISDRNVSVLDAFRSADQVLLSGVQGITDLITTPGLINLDFADVKSVMQGAGSALMGIGSARGEDRAVKAAELAIASPLLEASIDGAHGVLLSIQGGSDLGLFEINEAARLVQEVAHPEANIIFGAVIDDALGDEARVTVIAAGFDDVKATSPSMDQSQPQTAPQRPAVPATAPAPAQAPSAGSHQASVQPIHAGVGAAGLSNWGQQRPSAVPADSGFDVDLPSVVEPDLTGSHSDDLDVPDFLK
- a CDS encoding cell division protein FtsQ/DivIB, producing the protein MPSSRRPTYTSAVRRHGKADLRPGQPVPDEQGSQDVISASRPVPEPAPQPAQKAGKAGEAGKAGFGVRVADRLKKDGPATGAPARDAAGGNVQASDRAGKVLAFPEPKGKRRKRNILVVAAILVAVVAGLIAAAVFTPALAVRTISVSGTHLLTPAQVEAALEPLHGKPLPQVTDEEVGRLLAPLVQVKSVSAEARPPSGLAVAVRERVPVALVKQGEQYQLVDVEGVQLASTDDPASVSLPVIDGGAGTIGKDLFRATAEVLAALPPDVLAKLSNASAQSVDAVELKLVDGQTIVWGNAGEKELKAKVLAALLKAPVDPKNPVKVYDVSVPRHPVTR